The following proteins come from a genomic window of Varunaivibrio sulfuroxidans:
- the ubiB gene encoding 2-polyprenylphenol 6-hydroxylase: MIRSFRNILRFLRVAHILARHDALFLLDNLGVAPFIVFIARLGRRRGAQGRPGQRLARALSQAGPSFIKLGQALSTRSDLLGEEIAADLSELQDALPPFSGTLARQAIADEFGCPLESLFRSFDETPVAAASIAQVHFAVTSDGREVAVKVLRPDIEAAFARDLDLFYWAAQLIEMARPELRRLKPVEAVKTLEKSVQMEMDLRFEAAACAELAENFRDDPTFRVPGVDWLRTGRRVLCTERVEGIVIDDIPALVKAGHEPLEVLRKAAGAFFHQVFRDGFFHADMHPGNLFVAPDGAVVAVDFGIMGRLDDANRKTLAEMMLAFLTRDYRRAAEVHFEAGWIPADQSVTAFTQACRSIAEPIMDKAQNEISIGRLLGQLFQITETFAMEAQPQLLMLQKTMLVAEGTGRHIAPEANMWMLARPLVEQWAHDNLSPQARLRDGVQELVGAARRLPRVLNNLEKSLDAFSERGLKLHPDTVLAMRGGNRRHRSAILAFATGAVCAAAIIGVVLLV; this comes from the coding sequence ATGATTCGATCGTTCCGAAATATCCTCAGATTCCTTCGCGTCGCCCATATCCTGGCCCGCCACGACGCGCTGTTTCTTCTCGATAACCTAGGCGTCGCACCATTTATCGTTTTCATCGCGCGCTTGGGCCGCCGCAGGGGCGCTCAGGGGCGCCCGGGGCAACGCCTCGCCCGCGCGCTGTCCCAAGCGGGGCCGAGTTTCATCAAGCTGGGCCAGGCGCTCTCCACCCGTTCGGACCTCCTGGGCGAGGAAATCGCCGCCGACCTGTCGGAATTGCAAGACGCGCTGCCCCCGTTCTCCGGAACTTTGGCGCGCCAAGCCATCGCCGACGAGTTCGGTTGCCCACTCGAAAGCCTTTTTCGCTCTTTCGACGAGACCCCCGTCGCCGCCGCCTCGATCGCCCAGGTCCATTTCGCGGTAACCAGCGACGGACGCGAAGTCGCGGTCAAGGTCCTGCGCCCCGACATCGAAGCCGCCTTCGCGCGCGATCTCGATCTGTTTTATTGGGCCGCGCAGTTGATCGAGATGGCCCGCCCGGAATTGCGCCGCCTGAAGCCCGTCGAGGCCGTCAAGACGCTGGAAAAATCAGTCCAGATGGAAATGGACCTGCGCTTCGAGGCGGCCGCCTGCGCCGAACTTGCAGAAAATTTTCGCGACGATCCAACCTTCCGCGTGCCGGGCGTCGATTGGTTGCGCACCGGTCGGCGCGTACTGTGCACCGAACGGGTCGAAGGGATCGTGATCGACGATATTCCCGCCCTCGTCAAGGCCGGACACGAACCGTTGGAGGTCTTGCGCAAGGCCGCCGGGGCTTTTTTCCATCAGGTCTTTCGCGACGGATTTTTCCATGCCGACATGCATCCGGGCAATCTGTTCGTCGCCCCCGACGGCGCCGTGGTCGCGGTCGATTTCGGCATCATGGGCCGCCTCGACGACGCCAACCGCAAGACGTTGGCCGAAATGATGCTGGCGTTTCTCACCCGCGATTACCGCCGCGCCGCCGAAGTCCACTTCGAAGCCGGCTGGATTCCCGCCGACCAATCCGTCACGGCCTTCACCCAGGCCTGCCGTTCGATCGCCGAGCCGATCATGGATAAGGCGCAAAACGAGATTTCCATCGGTCGCCTGCTCGGTCAATTGTTCCAGATCACCGAAACCTTCGCCATGGAGGCTCAGCCTCAATTGCTGATGCTACAAAAGACCATGCTCGTCGCCGAAGGCACCGGACGGCATATCGCCCCCGAAGCCAATATGTGGATGCTCGCCCGCCCCTTGGTCGAGCAATGGGCGCACGACAACCTCAGCCCGCAAGCCCGTCTGCGTGACGGCGTCCAAGAATTGGTCGGCGCGGCGCGGCGCCTGCCACGGGTGTTGAACAACCTAGAAAAAAGCCTCGACGCCTTTTCCGAACGCGGCCTCAAGC